aacaatttcattttttggtgctactgttcctttaaggacccAATTCAGGAGCCTAACAAAGGATCCAGTTGTTCTGGGGCCCCTCCCACAATATAATCAGTATAAGGTACCCGGATACCCGCCCCCATGTCATTTCCCCTAATCTGTAAGTAAAATGTtgtttcaatttaaaaatattataatggTGAGATCAGTGAGATCCCAGCCAGACTGCCCCTGTGTTATACACTAACCCTCTGTGGCCCCGCCCCTCCCTGGGTctcccagtaacccatagcaaccaaccagccaTTGGCTCGGATCAGCCTGTAGGAATACTGAAAGCAAatctctgattggctgatgtgggTTTCTGTATGAACAAACCTGAAATCAGACAGGGGCAGCAGCAGCGCTGAGAATTGAACTTTGGTGATAAATAGATGTAAACGTATCCTCGATCCCTTGTTTACTAATCTCTATTCCCTATTCCCTGTCAGTGTAGCTAGTCGCAGCGCCTTTCTGTGTGTTAGCAACATGTCCCGCCCATTTGCCCATTCATCCAATCATTCTCCTCCTAAATTATCCGCCCCGCCTCTTTGTATATGCAGCCTATCACTGTGTACTTCCGCCATGTTTCCCATTGCTGTACGGGACTACATCCATTTCCGCCCTTCCAAAGTCCTGAACTCACGCACTAGTTTACTGTCCGGCAGCGGTAACAGTgtgtgtctcccccccccccaaatactgaGCCCATATGTGCTGCTAAATCCCCTGCTGCCTCCCTTATTCCTACCTTGTGTGGCACCGACCGACCGCCATTTACCCCCCTCACTCTCCTGtactatgggctgtgtgtgtggcactggggttactcctgctgggagctgtgggactgggggtcggtgggactgggggtcggtgggagctgtgggactgggggtcggtgggactgggggtcggcgggactgggggtcggcgggagctgtgggactgggggtcggtgggagctgtgggactgggggtcggtgggaactgtgggactgggggtcggtgggactgggggtcggtgggagctgtgggactgggggtcggtgggactgggggtcggtgggagctgtgggactggggggcggtgggagctgtgggactggggggcggtgggagctgtgggactgggggtcggtgggagctgtgggactgggggtcggtgggactggggggtcggtgggactggggggtcggtggggactgggggtcggtgggagctgtgggactgggggtcggtgggagctgtgggactgggggtcggtgggagctgtgggactgggggtcggtgggactgggggtcggtgggagctgtgggactgggggtcggtgggactggggtcgGTGGGAGCGGTGGGACTGTGGGTCGGTGGgagcggtgggactgggggtcggtgggagctgtgggactgggggtcggtgggagctgtgggactgggggtcggtgggagctgtgggactgggggtcggtgggagctgtgggactgggggcggtgggactgggggtcggtgggagctgtgggactgggggtcggtgggagctgtgggactgggggtcggtgggactgggggtcggtgggagctgtgggactgggggtcggtgggagcggtgggactgggggtcggtgggagcggTGGGACTGGGGTCGGTGGAGCGgtggggactgggggtcggtgggagctgtgggactggggttcggtgggactgggggcggtgggagctgtgggactggggggcggtgggagctgtgggactgggggcggtgggagctgtgggactgggggtcggtgggagctggggggcgGTGggaagctgtgggactgggggggcggtgggagctgtgggactggggtcggtgggagctgtgggactgggggtcggtgggactgggggtcggtgggactggggggtcggtgggactggggggtcggtgggagctgtgggactgggggtcggtggagctgtgggactgggggtcggtggggagctgtgggactgggggtcggtgggactgggggtcggtgggagctgtgggactgggggtcggtgggactggggggtcggtgggagcggTGGGACTGTGGGTCGGTGGgagcggtgggactgggggtcggtgggagctgtgggactgggggtcggtgggagctgtgggactggggtcggtgggactgggggtcggtgggagctgtgggactggggggggtgggactgggggcggtgggagctgtgggactgggggtcggtgggagctgtgggactgggggtcggtgggactgggggtcggtgggagctgtgggactgggggcggtgggagctgtgggactgggggtcggtgggagctgtgggactgggggtcggtgggactgggggtcggtgggactggggggtcggtgggactgggggtcggtgggagctgtgggactgggggtcggtgggagctgtgggactgggggtcggtgggagctgtaggactgggggtcggtgggactggggggtcggtgggagctgtgggactggggatCAGTGTCCAATTCTGTAATCTTAAATAGCAACTAATATAATTGTTCCAGGGGCACTTCCAGGCCAGTCcttcccacaaggagccaatgggaatgtgggaggaagcgagtgacccagtgatggggaagaaggataaaaatgaggagcggaaggagagaatcctgaatctcacactggagattatctatctgctgactggagaggtgaggggggcactgtgagtggcactgtgagaagagactgtctgtctgtacaaagggggtctctctgctgcgttacacactcatcattctctctccctctcaatacatagggctacgtcatccctaagaagaagagcccaactgtgggtttgggggccctgcatgcccctggctccgtcatacagaaggaaaatgacaagaagatcctggaactcatctccaacatcatccagctgctgactggagaggtgggtgcggccccccaatccccccttattgtttagtaacagtgtatgataatccctttctctggctgggggatgactgtaacattgtgtgtgccaggttgccataaggtgtgaggatgtttccatctatttttccttggaggagtgggagtatataaaaggaaacaaggccctttacagggaagggataaaggaggaggaggaggagccccagcagctccgcccactgggtgagtaatgggtgCAGGGCACATGTTGCTAAGTTGATGTATCCCTGTATCAATGGGCATAGTGGAAGggatttataaatatacagttacTATGTAAATACAATGCAGTAATCGGTATAAATCAGGGGACGAGAGTTGAGGAGATCGGATCTGATGAAGTATTACAGCTGATCCCCAGTACAGTATAAATAGTATCTGTGTGCATATAATACATGCAACCTCTACATGATGCAGCCTGAATGTGCATGACCCTAAGTTACTGATATGAAATAAAAGTGTGACATGTGCTGCCCCCTACAGGCCTCTGTAACTGGAACCATTAGTGACCCAATAACAGACCAGCATTACATCTGTATCTGCACATTATTCTGTAGATGAAATTAAAGCCATATCTTGTTTATTCTAGGCTGGGAATCTGATGTTAGAAGTGATACTGCAAcaaatgggattaaagaggaggcggcttcatgggaagggggaaaccaatcagattgcagcgtTAATCCCtgtacagaacagatacagggaacagacacacctgctcctatcatggggtgcagcctgaataacagctcggcagaggATTATAAATCGGTTGTTATTAAAGAGGAGGCGAGTTCATGGGAGGAAGAAAAGCCCCTCGCTGAAGGAACACAAGGAACAGACACAGCGACTCTCATGGGGCGGAGCCTGAATAGCAGCGGCTTCCCTAAGGATACAGCCCATGGTACTGAAGAGGAATCGGATTCATGGGAAACAGACCATAATTACTGCAACATAAATACAGAGCAGCCCCTGGGAACGGACCAATCAGCTCCCACCATGGGCTGCAGCCTGAGCACCAACTCGCCAGCGGATTATTTATCATTTGTTATTATAGAGGAGGTGGCTTCATGGGAAGGCGAAAGCCAATCGTATTACAGAATtcatccccttacagaacagatacagggaacagacacacctactcctatcatggggtgcagcctgaataacagctcggcagctaattatttattaaataatattaaagaGGGGGTGGGattatgggaagggggaaaccaatcacaAATCAGAATGATGACAACACCAGGTACAGATCAGGCCACGCCTGGGGGCGGATACACTCTATATAACAGCCACACAGATATCAGTGACTATGGGGAAGGGGAAACCGCTAATGATTCCAGTAAAACAAAGGGAAAGTTACGCTGCGCTGTGTGCAATAAACTGTTTATCAGTAAGAGAACCCTGGAGCGCCACCAGATAGTGCACACGGGGGAGAAGCCGTATTCCTGCCCCGACTGTGGGAAGAGCTTCGCGCGTCTCTCCACCCTTACTGTGCACCGGAGaacccacacgggggagaaaccatttaccTGCGCCGAGTGTGGGAAACGCTTTGCCAGCGTGCAGCATATGGCCTCGCACCGCATcgttcacacgggggagaagccgTTCTCCTGTCCCGACTGCGGCAGATCTTTCGCCCATCGCTCCACCTACAATAAACATCTGCCGATCCACACGGGAGAGAAACCACACGCCTGCGCCGATTGCGGGAGATGTTTCTCATGTCTGGAACTGCTGCGCCTACACCTAAAGACTCACAGGGAGGAGAAGCGATTTACTTGTTCGGATTGCGGCATAGGCTTTGCGGATCGATCATGGTTCCATAAACATCTCAGAACTCATACAGGAAGAGCCAATGTGCTCCCAACCTGATTGGGCTCTGTAGAAAGGGATTTAGTCGGTCCAAACCGCCCCCCAGTAACACTAAGGGATAACTGCCTGGTGTGCTGGTTGCTATGTAGTTCTGCATAACAACGGATAAGGACTGCCCTGAGCTGCCATTAAGTACAGAGCTGCGGGGCCCTGAGACCCCTGGGGAGGGGGGCAGCAATTAAAGGGGCGTGGCCAATCAGCAGAACTTGTGACTCATTTTCTTACTAACCCACTCGTTCATtcaaagtaataaaataatatttggaATGAATTTGCTAGGTGGAAGTTTAGACTCTGAATCCTACTGGGAAacagctgggcccccctgcaaaataaATCATAGGAGGCGCCTGAGGCAGAGAAGActcagtaggagggggagagccaatcacagccctgcactcacacaagcacagacaggcttcagttccctatcaggtcagcctagctactgattggttcctatcctacagtgccgccggcccccctgcacagcctgggaaaggagccagcaggaagtggaacagatgggcggggctagtggggttctTGTGCCGCCATCTTTGTACAGAATTTCGCGGTGAGGTTGGCAGGCGCCATTTTTTATTTGTCAGATCCCTGGGGTTGGGGAGGGGGAGGGTTTTTTTCTCcattaaagtcatgtgactttacagCTCTGGACTACTGGACCTGCAATTTTCCACTCATAGAGTCCACAATCTATGAATGGAGAATTGCATGTCCAATAGTGCAGAGCtgtacattttttaattgttatttttgattatgtggccctagggccaaatgatccaaATGCAACAACAGCTATAGGAGCCATTGTACCAAGGACTGTATCAGTGAGCCGACGTGgccccaaataggaacacttgGAGGGTATTCTGCAGCAAAGTGCCCATCGGCCATTGTAGTTGGACCACTAGACTGAGTTTGCCCATTCCTGGGGGCAAGGAAGGCGGTGGAACCAGTAAGGATCACACAGCTGCAGACTCTCAcactggggggctgtttagggCTCAGTGGGCTTGAAATGTTTGGATTGTGAGTTGAGGAATCCGattcccagttacacacaggaATATACCCCAGCTGGGGCACATTTAGCAAACGCAGCTACAAGGGCCCCTGGTTTTAATGCCAATAACGGCAAATTTCATGCATTAAACGTATCCCTGCCTGTTCCCAGGGTCCGACCCCCTGTGTCCTTTATGATCAGTGAATACAGGGGGCACAACTCGTGGTACTGCAGCTGCCAGACTCTTACTCCAGAGAGCCCTCAATATGATGCCtaggcagggtgggactgggacACGGGGAAAAACCCAGTCGCCCCCCCTGGCCgacagttcctcccctgacacgttaaacttatGCTCGCTCAGGGGTGGATGTCTGTTGGGGGACCCTAAGTCCCCCCCTAGGGGgactctacaccctctgctgtcccccaaacatacacatatcgagacctgcaatccctaaacacgtcacacctttcttcttcctttgactctcttcattctaacatcctaactgtcctAATCAGGcccctctgtctactacagcacactcacccctgccctcaatgagcttgctcctgccaagactaaacgcgtgaggcccaaaccactccaacccaccctggcaccctgctcatacccaccctggcaccctgctcatacccaccctggcaccctgctcctacccaccctggcaccctgctcctacccaccctggcaccctgctcctacccaccctggcacactgctccaacccaccctggcaccctgctcatacccatcctggcacactgctcatacccaccctggcaccctgctcctacccaccctggcaccctgctcctacccaccctggcaccctgctccaacccaccctggcaccctgctcatacccatcctggcaccctgctccaacccaccctggcaccctgctcctacccaccctggcaccctgctcctacccaccctggcaccctgctccaacccaccctggcaccctgctcatacccatcctggcaccctgctcatacccatcctggcacactgctcatacccaccctggcaccctgctcatacccatcctggcaccctgctcatacccaccctggcacactgctcatacccaccctggcaccctgctcgtacccaccctggcaccctgctcataccaaatccctccaaaaacagtcacgtacacttgagcgccgctggtgcaaatcaaggtcagagtcagatttctgcagctacaaatctgctctgctctcctacaacaccaccctctgccaagctaaacaaacctacttcactgcacttattaactctctaaaaaacctgcacaactcttctctccctttaactctctgctgtcccctcctccgccccctccgtgtgcttcagtcactgctcaagctattgctgagcactttaaaaataaaattgacaccatccgaagtgacattgcacaactaaatccccataaccattcccctccctccctacatgctccccagtctcttcttggctccttctcccctgtgactgaagtctcaaaactgctgtcttcctcccaccttactacctgcccgcttgatcccattcctaccaaacttctacgcaatgccaacccctgtcttatcaaagccttaactcatctattcaatctctcgctctctactggaatctttccctcccaactgaaacatgcactggtaacccctattctgaaaaaaccctcccttgatccctccaatcctactaacctccgacctatctctctgctcccattcatctccaaactgcttgagcgcctagtttcctactgaccgacctatctctctgctcccattcatctccaaactgcttgagcgcctagtatacaaccgactgacgctattcctctctgtcaataacctcctggatcccctacaatctggttttagacaacaacattccaccgaaactgctctaacccgactaacaaatggcctcctttcggctaaagccaaaaaacactactcgctactaatacttctcgatctctctgctgcttttgacaccgTGGGAtccccctcttctcctccagactctccgctctcttggccttcgtgacactgccttatcctggtttccatcttatctctcagatccttcagtgtctcttacaatggggaatccccttctcccttgcctctttctgtcggggttcctcaaggctctgtcctgggccccttactattttctctctatacctcctcacttggcaaactaatcaattcttttggctttcagtaccacctctatgctggggatactcagatctatctttcctctcctgatctcaacccagagcttctaactggcgtctctccctgcctggccgctatctccacttggatgtcccaacgttacctcaaattaaccctctctaaaactgaactggttctctttcccccatccaacgcccacactgttcccgaggtatctataacggttaacaattctaccatcaccccatcttcccaggcccggtgccttggggttatccttgattctgccctgtccttcactcatatccaatcacttatcaaatcatgtcactttcacctaagaaatatctccaaaatccgatcatttatcacccaagatgctgccaaaatccTTATTCACTCTCTCATAATAtcccgcctggactactgtaactccctattaattggccttcccttCCAAagcctgtcccctctccagtccataatgaatactgctgccaggctcatacacctctccaaccgctcctcctctgccatgccactctgccaatccccctgccgtgccactctgccaatccccctgccgtgccactctgccaatccctgccgtgccactctgccagtccccctgccgtgccactctgccagtccccctgccgtgccactctgccagtccccctgccatgccactctgccaatccctgcactggcttcccctaccatccaggataaaattcaaactaatgaccctcacatttaaagcagcccataactctgccccaccctacatctctgaactcatctctaggtaccatccaacccgcttgttacccccctactgacctgccccccatctcctctctcattcccccctcacacgctcgcattcaagactgtgcaagggctgccccccttctctggaattcgcttccacaaactgtcagacattctcccaatctctctgccttcaagagatctctaaaaacacatttatttagagaggcttaccctaatctagtttagcaacaccctgtgccccacctctcacaactctggtcatgcccattcccacaccttgtgtctcaaccctttcttcttgtagagtgtaagctcttttgggcagggctcccttcccctcctgtatcggttactgattgctttatatgttactccttgtagagtgtaagctcttttgggcagggctcccttcccctcctgtattggttactgattgctttatatgttactccttgtagagtgtaagctcttttgggcagggctcccttcccctcctgtatcggttactg
The genomic region above belongs to Xenopus tropicalis strain Nigerian chromosome 9, UCB_Xtro_10.0, whole genome shotgun sequence and contains:
- the LOC101731420 gene encoding oocyte zinc finger protein XlCOF7.1-like, with the translated sequence MFPIAVRDYIHFRPSKVLNSRTSLLEEPQQLRPLGWESDVRSDTATNGIKEEAASWEGGNQSDCSVNPCTEQIQGTDTPAPIMGCSLNNSSAEDYKSVVIKEEASSWEEEKPLAEGTQGTDTATLMGRSLNSSGFPKDTAHGTEEESDSWETDHNYCNINTEQPLGTDQSAPTMGCSLSTNSPADYLSFVIIEEVASWEGESQSYYRIHPLTEQIQGTDTPTPIMGCSLNNSSAANYLLNNIKEGVGLWEGGNQSQIRMMTTPGTDQATPGGGYTLYNSHTDISDYGEGETANDSSKTKGKLRCAVCNKLFISKRTLERHQIVHTGEKPYSCPDCGKSFARLSTLTVHRRTHTGEKPFTCAECGKRFASVQHMASHRIVHTGEKPFSCPDCGRSFAHRSTYNKHLPIHTGEKPHACADCGRCFSCLELLRLHLKTHREEKRFTCSDCGIGFADRSWFHKHLRTHTGRANVLPT